One genomic window of Trichomycterus rosablanca isolate fTriRos1 chromosome 1, fTriRos1.hap1, whole genome shotgun sequence includes the following:
- the ninj2 gene encoding ninjurin-2 isoform X1, with protein sequence MSAARGRDLQPAAPLNMNRYATKKTAAESMLDVALLMANASQLKAVLEQGPDFTYYITVIVLIAVSLLFQVLAGVFFILMARKDLNNVANQKQLDLWNNIATALVFFTVIINIFITAFGVQKTGLYPN encoded by the exons ATGTCAGCGGCAAGGGGACGAGATCTGCAG cCTGCAGCACCTCTTAACATGAATCGCTATGCCACTAAGAAGACAGCGGCAGAGAGCATGCTTGATGTGGCCCTTCTTATGGCCAATGCTTCCCAGCTGAAGGCAGTGCTGGAACAAGGGCCTGATTTTACTTACTACATTACTGTCATTGTGCTCATCGCTGTCTCACTCCTCTTTCAAGTGCTggctggtgttttctttattctCATGG CACGTAAAGATCTCAATAATGTTGCTAATCAAAAACAGCTGGACTTATGGAATAACATCGccacagctctggtgttctttACCGTCATCATCAACATCTTCATCACTGCTTTTGGTGTGCAGAAGACTGGCCTCTACCCTAACTAG
- the ninj2 gene encoding ninjurin-2 isoform X2 yields MNRYATKKTAAESMLDVALLMANASQLKAVLEQGPDFTYYITVIVLIAVSLLFQVLAGVFFILMARKDLNNVANQKQLDLWNNIATALVFFTVIINIFITAFGVQKTGLYPN; encoded by the exons ATGAATCGCTATGCCACTAAGAAGACAGCGGCAGAGAGCATGCTTGATGTGGCCCTTCTTATGGCCAATGCTTCCCAGCTGAAGGCAGTGCTGGAACAAGGGCCTGATTTTACTTACTACATTACTGTCATTGTGCTCATCGCTGTCTCACTCCTCTTTCAAGTGCTggctggtgttttctttattctCATGG CACGTAAAGATCTCAATAATGTTGCTAATCAAAAACAGCTGGACTTATGGAATAACATCGccacagctctggtgttctttACCGTCATCATCAACATCTTCATCACTGCTTTTGGTGTGCAGAAGACTGGCCTCTACCCTAACTAG